From a single Silene latifolia isolate original U9 population chromosome 6, ASM4854445v1, whole genome shotgun sequence genomic region:
- the LOC141586482 gene encoding cytoplasmic tRNA 2-thiolation protein 1-like isoform X1, with product MEKKPKNGLCCICNSAKPALKRPKTLQQICRECFYAVFEEEIHNVIVENQLFRPGERVAIGASGGKDSTVLAYVLSELNHRHNYDLDLFLLSVDEGITGYRDDSLETVKRNEVQYGLPLKVVSYKDLYGWTMDEIVKMIGLKNNCTFCGVFRRQALDRGAAMLKVDKLVTGHNADDIAETVLLNILRGDIARLSRCTAITTGEDGPIPRCKPFKYTYEKEIVMYAYFKKLDYFSTECIYSPNAYRGFAREFIKDLERIRPRAILDIIKSGENFRISTSTKMPEQGTCERCGYISSQKWCKACVLLEGLNRGLPKLGIGRSRDLHSSTKEAKHINGAKEVQGKPCGDLDF from the exons ATGGAGAAGAAGCCGAAAAATGGATTATGCTGTATATGCAATTCAGCAAAACCTGCTCTCAAACGCCCTAAAACCCTTCAACAG ATATGTAGGGAATGTTTCTATGCTGTGTTTGAAGAAGAGATTCATAATGTTATAGTGGAGAATCAGCTATTTAGGCCAGGAGAGCGTGTTGCCATTGGCGCTTCAGGCGGAAAAG ATTCCACTGTTCTCGCCTATGTACTGTCAGAGTTGAATCACCGACACAACTATGACTTGGATCTCTTCCTGTTATCTGTAGATGAAGGCATCACAGGTTACAGAGATGATTCCCTTGAAACTGTGAAAAGGAATGAAGTCCAG TATGGGCTTCCCTTGAAAGTTGTCTCGTACAAAGATTTGTATGGATGGACAATGGATGAGATAGTGAAGATGATAGGGTTAAAGAACAACTGTACGTTCTGTGGAGTATTCCGACGTCAG GCCCTTGATCGAGGTGCTGCAATGTTGAAAGTGGACAAGCTTGTCACAGGACATAATGCAGATGATATTGCTGAAACAGTGTTGTTGAACATATTACGTGGTGATATTGCCAG GTTGAGTAGATGCACAGCAATAACTACTGGGGAAGATGGGCCAATTCCTAGATGCAAACCATTCAAGTACACATATGAGAAGGAGATTGTTAT GTACGCATATTTCAAGAAGCTTGATTACTTTTCCACTGAAT GCATTTACTCTCCAAATGCGTACCGCGGTTTTGCTCGAGAGTTTATCAAGGATTTAGAGAGAATTAG ACCTAGAGCCATACTTGACATTATCAAATCAGGGGAAAACTTCAGAATTTCCACATCGACCAAAATGCCGGAGCAGGGGACCTGTGAGCGCTGTGGCTATATATCTAGCCAG AAGTGGTGCAAGGCCTGTGTTTTGCTTGAAGGGCTGAACCGAGGTCTTCCCAAACTAGGAATCGGGAGGAGCCGAGATCTGCACTCCAGTACAAAGGAAGCAAAGCATATCAATGGAGCCAAAGAGGTTCAGGGAAAGCCTTGTGGTGATTTAGATTTCTGA
- the LOC141586482 gene encoding cytoplasmic tRNA 2-thiolation protein 1-like isoform X2, with the protein MDYAVYAIQQNLLSNALKPFNRECFYAVFEEEIHNVIVENQLFRPGERVAIGASGGKDSTVLAYVLSELNHRHNYDLDLFLLSVDEGITGYRDDSLETVKRNEVQYGLPLKVVSYKDLYGWTMDEIVKMIGLKNNCTFCGVFRRQALDRGAAMLKVDKLVTGHNADDIAETVLLNILRGDIARLSRCTAITTGEDGPIPRCKPFKYTYEKEIVMYAYFKKLDYFSTECIYSPNAYRGFAREFIKDLERIRPRAILDIIKSGENFRISTSTKMPEQGTCERCGYISSQKWCKACVLLEGLNRGLPKLGIGRSRDLHSSTKEAKHINGAKEVQGKPCGDLDF; encoded by the exons ATGGATTATGCTGTATATGCAATTCAGCAAAACCTGCTCTCAAACGCCCTAAAACCCTTCAACAG GGAATGTTTCTATGCTGTGTTTGAAGAAGAGATTCATAATGTTATAGTGGAGAATCAGCTATTTAGGCCAGGAGAGCGTGTTGCCATTGGCGCTTCAGGCGGAAAAG ATTCCACTGTTCTCGCCTATGTACTGTCAGAGTTGAATCACCGACACAACTATGACTTGGATCTCTTCCTGTTATCTGTAGATGAAGGCATCACAGGTTACAGAGATGATTCCCTTGAAACTGTGAAAAGGAATGAAGTCCAG TATGGGCTTCCCTTGAAAGTTGTCTCGTACAAAGATTTGTATGGATGGACAATGGATGAGATAGTGAAGATGATAGGGTTAAAGAACAACTGTACGTTCTGTGGAGTATTCCGACGTCAG GCCCTTGATCGAGGTGCTGCAATGTTGAAAGTGGACAAGCTTGTCACAGGACATAATGCAGATGATATTGCTGAAACAGTGTTGTTGAACATATTACGTGGTGATATTGCCAG GTTGAGTAGATGCACAGCAATAACTACTGGGGAAGATGGGCCAATTCCTAGATGCAAACCATTCAAGTACACATATGAGAAGGAGATTGTTAT GTACGCATATTTCAAGAAGCTTGATTACTTTTCCACTGAAT GCATTTACTCTCCAAATGCGTACCGCGGTTTTGCTCGAGAGTTTATCAAGGATTTAGAGAGAATTAG ACCTAGAGCCATACTTGACATTATCAAATCAGGGGAAAACTTCAGAATTTCCACATCGACCAAAATGCCGGAGCAGGGGACCTGTGAGCGCTGTGGCTATATATCTAGCCAG AAGTGGTGCAAGGCCTGTGTTTTGCTTGAAGGGCTGAACCGAGGTCTTCCCAAACTAGGAATCGGGAGGAGCCGAGATCTGCACTCCAGTACAAAGGAAGCAAAGCATATCAATGGAGCCAAAGAGGTTCAGGGAAAGCCTTGTGGTGATTTAGATTTCTGA